Below is a window of Nocardia asteroides DNA.
GGTGAGCGCCGCGGCGTTCACGTAGTAGGTGCCGGATTCCGTGCCGAGCGTGAGGAATCGGCGCACCCGCGCCTGCGGGCTGATCTCGAAGACGTACCCGCCCGCGTTGTTGGCCACCTGCCGGGCATCGGCAGGGCTGGTCTGCGGCGTGCTGCGCCGGGAAAAGCGCGACAGAATGTTCATGGTTCCCCCTCCGATACGAGTACCGGCGTCATGGTTTTCGGCCCCGGGACCCACCGGGGCGTGTGACGGCGCGCGGAGCGGACGGACGTGTGTGCCCGGCCGGAGAACGGGAATCGCTTCCCGCCGCAGGGCTCGAACCTGCTGGACCATGGGTCCTTACCAGATAACCGACCGAATCCGGTCCGTCCTGCTCGGCGTCGCCGCAGAGGCACAGCGGGCGTGTGTGTCCCGACCGGAAGGTGCTCTACCAGGCTGAGCTACCACCACCATGCGGTGGTGGACAGGATTCGAACCTGCGACATCCCCATCCCGAGTGGTAACCGACCGGATCCGGTCCGCCGTGCGTCTGCTGAAGATGACGGTACGCGGACGACGTGATCTTGCCCAGCGATTTAATTCCCGCCACCGGCCACCGTCGCCACGGCCACCACGACCCCGCCGACAACCGTTCGCCCACACACGAGTTCACCCCGCCCCACCAGCAGCGCCGCCGCCTCGGCCACCGACGGCGTCCCCACGGCCCGAACCACCCTGGGCGACCGCTGCGGCGTATCGATCTCGGCCAATTCCTCGGCACGACAGGCGATCACCGGGACGCCGAGCACATCCGCCGCCGACAGGAGACCCGCTTCCGCTGCACGACGATCGATCGTGGCCAGACCGGTCACCGTGACAGCGGCCGCACCGACGACCGCGTCGATGGCGCGAGTAATCGTCTCGGCGCCGGTCCCCGGCCGGAGACCGAGCCCGACAACCACCCGAACCCGGTCCCGCCCCGCGGCGGTCGCGGCCTGGTCCAGACATGTGGCCCCGATCGCCGAGCCACTGGCCCGCGAGTCGGCTACTCGCTCCGCAGCCACAGGCGAGTCCGACGCCGGGTCGTCGATCGGCGGCGGGCTGGTGGCAGGCGGCGGTGTCGAGGCGGGCGGCGGCGTCGCCGCGTTCTTGTCGCGGATCTGGCGGATCGCGGCTGTCGCGTCGGAGTCGTCGACCCGCTCGGTCATCGCCGCGGGTTCATCGGGCGACGTGGCGGGCGGCGGTGACGAAGCGGGCGATGGCGTCGGGGTTTCCGGCGGGGTGGGTGTGCAGGTAGGAGGCGTGGACCTGGCGGAGGACCGCGCCTTCGGTGCGGGATTCTGGTGCGCGCCAGCCCCAGGCGGCGGCCTCGGGGCCGGTGCGGGTGAGGCGGGTGCGGTGGAATTCGTGGCCGCGGACACGGGCGCCCGCCCGCCAGAGGACGGAGTCGTGCAGGGCGACGGCGTCGCGGTAGCCGAGGGTGAGGCGGGGGCCGAAGGCGGCGTCGGCGTCCAGGACGCCCGCCATCGGGTGGCCGTCGAGGGTGCGGGTCAGGTAGAGCAGGCCGGCGCATTCGGCGTGGATCGGCAGGTCGCGCGCGGCGCCCTCGGCCACGGCGGCGCGCAGCTTCTCGTTGGCCGACAGCGCCCCCGCGTGTTCCTCCGGAAACCCGCCGGGCAGCACCAATCCCGCAGTGCCCTCGGGCAATTCATCCGTCAGCGGGTCGAACACGACGACCTGGGCGCCCGCCGCGACCAGAAGTTCGCGGTGTTCGGCATACCCGAAGGTGAACGCCGGCCCACCCGCCATCGCGATCAGCGGACCCCCACCGGCCGCGCCGCCCGACTCCCCCGCGTGCTCCTCGCGGGCAGCAGGTTCGGCCGCCGCGGCCAGCTCGGCCACGGGATCCCAGGCCGGTCCCCGCACCGATCCGCCCGCCAAGGCGACGATGGCCCGTAAGTCGATGTGGGCGGCGACGAGGTCGGTCATGGCGTCGACGGCCGCGGTGGCGGCGGTGCCGTGTTCGACGGCGGGGATCAGGCCCAGATGCCGTGAGGGGACTTCCAGTTCGGCCATCCGGGGCAGCGCGCCGAGCACGGGAATCCCGACCCGGTCGCAGGCCGCGCGCAGGACCTGCTCGTGGCGTTCGCTGCCGACACGATTCAGGATCACCCCGCCGAGCCGGACCGAGGAGTCGAAGGTGGCGAAGCCGTGCAGCAGGGCGGCGAGGCTCTGGGAGTGGCCGCGCGCGTCGACGACCAGCACGACGG
It encodes the following:
- a CDS encoding cobalamin biosynthesis protein, whose product is MTERVDDSDATAAIRQIRDKNAATPPPASTPPPATSPPPIDDPASDSPVAAERVADSRASGSAIGATCLDQAATAAGRDRVRVVVGLGLRPGTGAETITRAIDAVVGAAAVTVTGLATIDRRAAEAGLLSAADVLGVPVIACRAEELAEIDTPQRSPRVVRAVGTPSVAEAAALLVGRGELVCGRTVVGGVVVAVATVAGGGN
- a CDS encoding cobyrinate a,c-diamide synthase; this translates as MSAPAVVIAAPASGSGKTTLATGLIGALRRAGHRVAPFKVGPDYIDPGYHGLAAGRPGRNLDPVLVGEDRVVPLYRHGAQGCDIAVVEGVMGLFDGRIDENRTEAVAEGSTAQVASLLGAPVVLVVDARGHSQSLAALLHGFATFDSSVRLGGVILNRVGSERHEQVLRAACDRVGIPVLGALPRMAELEVPSRHLGLIPAVEHGTAATAAVDAMTDLVAAHIDLRAIVALAGGSVRGPAWDPVAELAAAAEPAAREEHAGESGGAAGGGPLIAMAGGPAFTFGYAEHRELLVAAGAQVVVFDPLTDELPEGTAGLVLPGGFPEEHAGALSANEKLRAAVAEGAARDLPIHAECAGLLYLTRTLDGHPMAGVLDADAAFGPRLTLGYRDAVALHDSVLWRAGARVRGHEFHRTRLTRTGPEAAAWGWRAPESRTEGAVLRQVHASYLHTHPAGNPDAIARFVTAARHVAR